In Lycium ferocissimum isolate CSIRO_LF1 unplaced genomic scaffold, AGI_CSIRO_Lferr_CH_V1 ctg4979, whole genome shotgun sequence, the genomic window tgtttgactaattaatttgaaaaacacttttgagcagcaattagtgtttgatcaagcttttaaaaagtgtttctaagtgtatttttctcaaaaatatttttcaacaaagtacttttggagaaaaactacttctttagcttctgaaaaataaCTTCTGTTACTCCctaaaagcacttattttttccaaaaacttGGCTAaactagggctgggcataaataccgaaaaccaaaaaaccaaaccgaaccgaaacttcaacaaaccgaaccgaactgaactagtttggttcggtgtttggtgtccatcgtcaaaaaactgaaaccgaaataaccgaaccgaagtttgataaaaccgaaccgaaaaccgaacgcgcaccgaaatttaatacattacccaaaaaaattaaaatagtccaggcccattaagtttaaagcaaaaaaaaaaaaaacccaattgtaataagtcctcttttacatttgtatccctaattttccacttcaattgaaaaaatcaaatatccttaacaaagaaaggtaactaggatgtctctttaggattaatgtatgtcctttatgtgttttcttaattattcttacggtatgtatataacacctagtaatcctatgtcatgattatagttttttgttcttgtgtatcctgtttgtttgattttgattttaatttatcagttttatgttttattgcttttgagaatatgaattagtgtcaatggaatcgcttctaatattatattaaaaaaaacgaattgaaaaaaccgaaaccgaaaccgaaccgaaccaaactttaaaaaatcgaaaccgaaagaaccgaaccgaactagtttggttcggtgtttggtgtccagcttcaaaaaaaaatcgaacccgaaatagccaaaccgaaccgaaaaaccgaaccccccccccccccccccccccccaaggctaaacaattttttttttttttttttttttttaaataagcatATTTGACctctaaaagcttggccaaatgaCTAGTAAAATCATGTGAAATATGACCTGCAAGATTAAAACTCCATTTTTGTTTCTACAGCTGATGTAGAGCAGAGATTATGGTACTaatttatactccctccattttaattcgtttgtcttactttaattttagtctgtctaaaaaagaatgtcactttctatatttagtacaACATCTTTACACTCAATATCTTACATGACATATACAAGAACTATAAGATTCaaagggcattttggtacattacacatatctttagtttaagacaacaaaattcaatttttttttttaattttcttaaactccataccgaatcaaactaagacaaacaaattgaaatggagatAGTAGTAATTAAAACTGCTTGCTTCCTCACAATCTTGTTAATTTTTTGAAGGTGATCTGCTAGGACTTCCACTTATTCCAGCTTACACAGCTACTATCACCTTGGGCTGTGATATTTCCAAAGGAGTAAATTATGCTTCAGCTGCAGCCGGGATTCTTGACGAGACAGGCCAAAGTCTTGTATAATTTGTCATCCATCTTTATCTTCTGAacctttcttttataatttttttacgAATTTTGAATCATATCCACGTACACTAAAATGAAAATACTACAACTGTAGTTTAACTAATTGCAATAGGTTAATTACTGTATTCTCTAGGTTACTAATCCAAAATACGTATGGACGGGTACCTGCTGTAATGAACTTTTAAATAACATGATAGATTATAGGATAAgtaatattttacatatataaaatgtGATGATACTCGCTCAAGTGAGCTAACTCTCAATTCTTTACCTTTGAGACTTCAAAAAGAAGTCGTATTGACTTTTTCTCCTAAAAGTTCCCTTGATAATTTATTTGTTGAGGTATATACTACTAATCATGCATTTAATAGTATATATTCAGAGAAATCAACACTATAGTTGATTTTTTTGTCCAAATATGACTATTCTAACAGTGTTACTACTGTCATGTCACGTTTTACTTCACCGTCTTCGTTTGTTTGTGACTAGTGACTACTATGTTAATGATCCCTCAAATCAGATTATGAGGAGAAGGGTCACATCTTGTAACAGTTAATTAATATATAAGAATATATCTTCTaaagtaaaaaatttataaaatatttattctaacAATTTTTATGGTGGGAGATTCTTAGAACAAAAAATTCTATAGCTAAACTTATAACATTAGATGTTTTTTGACCAGGGAGAAAGGTTTAGCTTGAATAAACAAGTTCAAAATTTTGAAGATACCTTGAATAAATTAAAGGGGCAGATGGAAGAGCAAGAGTTAAAGCCATTATCTTGCAAATTCGTTGTTTGTAATGAATGTTGGCAACAATGACTACATCAACAACTATTTGCAACCTTCATTGTACTCAACGAGTTCGATTTACAAGCCTAGAGATTATGCTGATCTCCTCATAAAGCACTACTCTAGGCAAATATTGGTAATACGTACTtacatctctttttttttaaaggcagAATACCTAAAGACCCCTTTAAATTTAGCGCGTTTTATTTAGATACCTCTTAAACTATACTTGATCCTAATTatatcccccccccccgggcCAGTACTTGGCTTCTCCATAATCGCTTCAAACAATAATTGATCCTAATTACCCCCTCCCACACTTGACTTTTCTATTATCTTTACCCCCTCATAAGAAAAATggtaaaagaaggaaaaattgggTTGTATTTTAATGGAGGAATAGAGAAGATATATGGAAGGAGGAAAGGAAATAGTCGTTGGAATGGCTAAATATAAAGGAAAAGgtattttagaatttttttacaTATCAGATTAATAATGATGAGACTGTTATTTTACATTCTCACGCGTCAAACGTCATTTGAAATCAAAAGCCAAGTACAGGGGAGAATTAGGACCAGTTATTgtttgagatagtaacgatTATAGAAAAGCCTAATACAGAAGATAATTAGGACCAAATATAGTTTAAGAGGAATATAAATAAAATGCGTCAAGTTTAGTGAAATCTTAGGTATTCTGCCTTTTTTAAATCctattgtattattttttataactgAGATTGCCGATTATTTGCAGGCACTTCATGCATTAggactaggggtgtacaaagtaaaccgacaaaccgcaccaagcagataaaccgagtcaaaccgagaaaaaaacccgcctagtggtttggtttgacttggtttggtgttggaaaaaaacccgaccataattggtttggtttggttttaactaaaaaaagtcaaaccgaaccaaaccaacccgacattacatgtattcaatttttaaaatattttatacataaaaatatttatttgtaaagtattttataaatatttcttaaattttttcgtaattttttatctattatcatattattcaagcttgaacttagaattttgaatgtcaataagttttatatcctatggatgttagtaactcaaataaagtccaaaccaaaaccaactcaacactaatcataacaaaagaaattcaatttaccactagaaatgataataatgttggatatctattctttagttttgcataattgatttagagagtgaaaatacataacttaagtttttttctttgtcatataattaatacttattttaacatgacttagtatttttagattatggtcattttctttatggcttgttaattagcaatatttattttaaccgattatattagcttttgttgaatattttaatacaatgtcatcactcttctcacattttgtgttattcttaagaaacaccttaattatataattgtatcttactaggactaaagaaatatttaaagtaaaagttatatgttttgtatcaagactattccgaaaaaaaacccgaaaaatccgagaaaaccgaataacccgagaaaacccgaggttgaaaaacccgaattttattggtttggttcggtgtataaattttaaaacctgacgcaattggtttggtttggtgtttaaaaaatccgaactaacccggtccatgtacacccctaattaGGACTAAGGAAGTTCTTATTGGGAGGTATTGGACCACTTGGTTGTATCCCTAGCCAATTGGGAACTGGTATTGCTCCACCAGGAAAGTGTGTCTCCGTTGTGAATGAAATGATTGGGATGTTTAATTCACAACTTAAGGCTCTTGTTGATCAGCTTAACAAAGACAACCATGACTCCATCTTTGTTTACGGCAATACTTTTGGAGGATTTACCCACATATTCAACAATGCCTCTGCTTATGGTAAGAAAAACATCCTACTGATTTAGcattatattaatttatttatcaCCATCTAATTCTAATTTGCGGAATTCATACATAAATCTTATCAAATTTATTCCTCTCATGCACAAACGTAGAAATATATTTATTGACGAAAGTCTTTCAGTGTTTCACTTGAGGAATTATATTCTTTTCTCAGAGTTGTAAAGttagttatcaaatttgtgCATTTCCTTGCTAATTGCAATTATATGTTCTTGTTATTGTACAGTGTTCAAATGCAATTGTAATAATCTGTTTTATAACCAGAAAACATAAGCACTTtaaatggaaatatagaagaaACAAAAACGAAATAAATAATTCCTAACTCACATAATTCACGGTGTATCCTTAAGAAATGTAATTTCCTCATTGTTGCCCAAGATATTTGAATTAATTTCTCCCGTGATAAAACGGAAAAACTATTTTTGTTAGAGACACTTCGAATTACAAAATTTTGTCGAACCCGAAACAAGGAAGCAGAGCACACTAGACACTTTTGTTTTGAAAACATTGCAGAAATGAGGGGAGAATGTTTGCAGATTTTCTGTCCTTGAAACTAAGGCCAAGCCTGAATTTATAGCGAACGATTTGGAGTTCAAATGGTGCAAAGATGCCTATTCGGAAACAAGCTGTGACTGTTCGCAAATGGTGCCTGTTTGGAACAAGACTGTTCGAAAAAATATCTATTCTAATTTTAGTTAACGAAACATTCGGAAAGTTCCACGTGACTTTATGGGAAAAGTcacaaaaataaaactaaagaaaGAATAGTTGGTCCAAACATATTATCAATCAAATCATTTGATCAATATTCTTTCTTTATTGATGACAATTCAACACTGTCAAAACAAAAGTTATTGAGGATAGTCAATATTGTCAAAACAAAAGTAACAAACGGTCATCaataactttgtttgatctccttgAATCTACATCTTGAGATCTCCAATCTACCTAGAGTTAATCATTTGTCCTCGGTCATAGCCCAATTCCCTTCGATGATCTCTCAACCGTCTCTCTAGATAGATCGAAGCCGAAGCCATTTGTAATAGAAAAGTAAGAAGCAGTAACAAGTCTAAATTAATTAAGTGGTAATTAATGCATGTACATATTAAACACATGTTAAAATTAGATTTTGCAAAATTTATTAGAGAATGGTGTTGTTTGTGATGGTTGTATCCTTGTAGGTTTTGAAGTAAAGGACATTGGTTGCTGTGGCGTTGGGAGGCGAATAACATGTCTTCCGCTTTCAGTACCTTGCATGAATAGAGATCAATACCTCTTTTGGGATGCCTTCCATCCAACACAAGCTGTGAATCAAATTCTTGCTAGGAAAGCATATTCAGGGTCCTTAGACGATTGTTATCCCATCAATGTCAAACAAATGGCTCAACTCTAAAACTCTTCTTTTTCCGTTAGCTTTCTTGAACAAATGTCTGTCAATATATGCAAGAGCAAAAGACTACCAGTGAATTATTACTGCTAAAAAAGAAATTAGCTATATACACCTCTATAATAGCACTACACTATAAAAGCCAAGTTAATCTCTTATATTTTACCTCTTTATAATAGTTTTTTACCTATAACAGTAACAATCATCTTTATAACAGTAtgttctttgtaaaattacctctctataacaactaTCTTCCTTTTTTGTTAATATAATAATCAACTATCTTTATAGAAATAGAATCTCTAAAATTACCAATAATAGGTCTAGAGATTTTGATCAAATAATGTTAATTCTTTACATACTACTTATGATAaagaatattatatgaatatattattccatcattaaaaaaattctcttcTTTATACGAAGTGTGATTTTAtgcgtctttttttttttttttgtccataaCAGTCAAATAAGATTTAAATATCAAATGTTGTCATAGATATATAACAGTCAGTCGTTATACCAACCAAGAAAATCTCGTAATGAACGAAGTTGTCATAGAGAGGTTTGATTGTATCTAACTCTTTTGCTTAATCTATAAAATGGAACATTTGGCCGCGCCACCCAGCTATAAAAGTGAGACCCAGACGAAGTAGGCATGTCcttccaaaaaaattgaagttacGAAAGAATGTCTAATACATAAACCTATAATTCTCCATCTCTTTCAAAATTTTACTCGATGTCTAATACATAACTTAAACCTATAATTCTCCATctctttcaaaattttcctCGATCCATGGAAGTATAATTCCAGGAGGTGACAGCTCTTTGTGTGTGATTTAAGTTTGCAGTAATATTGAAAAACAATCTGAAGAGCCTTCTTGGAAATAGCTACTAGTCGGGCTCACTCATAAGGGGTTCTAAACTGCTAATTAGCTCATCAATCCATTTAGTTTGCCCTTCTAAACACTAAACGTATAAATACACCATTATGAGTGTTGGAAAGGAGATGTATTTACCACGATAATATAATAGTCAgggtttaaaaagaaaatactcTGCATCTTCTAAAGGATACCTAGACCCtggagaaagaaaaatcatATGTTATATGAGGATCCAAAACTTCTAACTTCCTCTTTACTCCGTATTTTCCTCCTTTCCTTTACACTCAtactttaaaatttatattttttgaaaaaagaattgaAGGTATTTTAGTAATTTTAACAAAAGAATAGCTTATCAGCATTTTTTATCAAGCATTTTTTATCAAACACATAACTGCTTATTAACAGTTTCAGCACTTTTATACAAACACGTAATTGCTTATTTATAAGATCAGTTTCCGCACTTAAAACTTATCAGCTATTTATAATCAACTAATCCACTATAGCTACAGTGGATGTCAGACTACATTCCTAATATTTGAAGAAACGTTTATCATATTCATCGACATACAAACATCATAAGTATGACCAAAAGACAGAACGAAGTAGCTAACATTTCCGATTTCAGAATGAAAATTCCAATTGGATTATAATAAGatacttcaatttttttattttttttttaaaaaaaagttctttCAAAGATAAGATGAACACTACATAAATAAGAAAGCACTAGATACCTACCTATTTAGCAAGCAAACCGTGCCAACTAAAACAACTGGGATAAATTCTGAATATCGGTAATAACAGATTTCTCAAAACAAGAGAGAATGTGAACAGAATACTCgaaaaaattaataaagtaACAGCTATTGTCATTGGAATTTCATCGCCAGCTCATGCCAATTCCAAAAGCAAATACAACTACTCTGCATGCTAACCTGGTGGTAGAACAGGGATGCATCAGACTTTGCTCTCCTTCTCTGAACCACAGTGGAGTCCTGCTGAACAGTATTAAAACCAGAATTAATGCCAAGGATAACAAACAAGCCTAAGAAACAATTGAGGAACTTTGGTTGCACGAGTATGATATGGAACTCAGTCTAGTCTGAACCTTTCATTCGAGGAACAACTCTAGCAGTAATCACGATAGCCGCCTTGGATAGTTGACACAAATCATTGAATCTTTGCTCTTTTTCTAGTTTTACCTCCTTTTGTCCACATTTTAGCACTAGCAGTGGCATAACATCTTAACTTCTCAAGGATCATTCTCTCACTGATGCGCAACACCAATGAATAATATATCTTAGGTTCTTTCACCAGACAGCAACAATTCAAAGTTTTGCTATCATCTTCTAGACAGTTTGAACCATATAAACTTCCCCGAATATCCGCTAGTGCCAACAGAGCTGCACAAACTCCATCTGTCAGCAACATACTGTTGTTAGACTCAAAACCttttccaaataaaataatatcttTCTTCGACAATTTGAAGCCCttagacttttcaaaaccatcGGTGATAGATACTGCAAGATCGAGTTCAGCATATACTTCCTCTGGCAATAATATTATGTAAAGCAAAACCAACAGCTCAATTTGTGGCTCCCCATCAAATGAAATCTCAAAATATTCGGAATTTTGGCTAACGCACCCAGAACAATCTAATTCTCTCCATAGTGATAACCTCCTCCTACTGTAGCGATGTGAAAACCGAGATGAACTCCACTGAAGTACAAGCTCCAGATCAAGGTTCACAATGTCATACTGGTTATCAGGCTCTGCAAATCCATACCTGTGTAGCAGAGCAGCATTACCTAAAGAGCCATACGTATTGAATACCTACAAAAGGATACACAGAAGCCGCTAAGAAAATAATCAACCAGTGATAACAGCAGAGAGTATGATACACTTAAAATTTTCTCTGCCAATTAGATACAAAAGTGAATATACAACCACAGGAAAGTCATTAAATAAGTTGTTTACAAACCAGTAAGGAATATCAATTAGACAATAAGGGGTAATTTGGTTCACATACTAGTTATATGAGATAATAATGCAGAGATTATTTATATGGTCAATAATAATGAAGTTATTGTTATGCAGTAAAAAATAATGTAGTGATTGTTATGCAGTGCATAACAGTACTGCATAACAGTACAAGGAATGTTATGTATATCACCTACTAGGCTACTAGAAGGGCATTTTTTACTTAAATTCCCACATTGCTAATACATGCAATTTTATTCCACATTCTATCCTGCATACAAAAATTCAGAGATTTCCACATAAGTTAACGAGCATTATTTAATACCTCCGACCAAAAGTTGCATTTGTTATGTGGAGATTATT contains:
- the LOC132044589 gene encoding LOW QUALITY PROTEIN: GDSL esterase/lipase At5g08460-like (The sequence of the model RefSeq protein was modified relative to this genomic sequence to represent the inferred CDS: deleted 1 base in 1 codon); this encodes MEEDPSEDSYETDPSEGSYETPVEQEAPKAALELTPPASPMMEHYVRAATSLSVTEYSSPLSWPSVNQELSEYSYPSDLDGGDGEGQTGRWWEDDEKDTSLYSPPDQDQDRPATECNLALFVFLSFEEAIADDEPQFTALFVFGDSLMDPGNNNYLANSLAKANYVPYGVDFRRPTGRFCNARTIIDYLGDLLGLPLIPAYTATITLGCDISKGVNYASAAAGILDETGQSLGERFSLNKQVQNFEDTLNKLKGQMEEQELKHYLANSLFVMNVGNNDYINNYLQPSLYSTSSIYKPRDYADLLIKHYSRQILVIRKLGLRKFLLGGIGPLGCIPSQLGTGIAPPGKCVSVVNEMIGMFNSQLKALVDQLNKDNHDSIFVYGNTFGGFTHIFNNASAYGFEVKDIGCCGVGRRITCLPLSVPCMNRDQYLFWDAFHPTQAVNQILARKAYSGSLDDCYPINVKQMAQL